From Geotalea uraniireducens Rf4:
CCTCGGAAACGGTCTGTTCCAAGGGAACTACACCCTGCAACAGGGCCGTAACAGCATATATATCCAAGGGATCGCCTCCTACGGCTTCAATCGCTTTAAAAACAGTTGCGCCGGTTGCGCGGAAAAGACCACCACCGAGGTCGTCAAACTGTGGAACTCCGCCAAGGCCATCGAGGTATATGGAGTTGACATAGCCATCAAACAGCCATTACAGGTCATGCTCGATGGTCAAGGGAGGTCCCGCAATAACCTCAAGATCAGCTATACCATCTATCCTCTTGAATATCGTGCCATGAACGCCTTTATCCTGCTCTACAAGGTAACAGACCTGCACGGACAGAAGAGCTATGAAGAGATTGACTATATTCCCGTCGAAAATAAAGGCTCGGGCTTCGGAACTATTGCCCGGGGATACCGATTTGACGACACCCAGAGCTACGCCGTAAAAGTCGTCCTCAACTACGGCAGTTCCGTCCAGATCATGAGCGATCCGGCGCCGATCACCTTTGTCAAGGGCGCGCTCATCCCCGATTACAACCACGACCGGAAGATCGACCAGGAAGACATCGACAGGGCAATGAATGGCGATACCTACTACTTCTGGGTGAATGACGATGACGGTAATGGGGATACGGAAGGAACGGGAATCCCGGGGACACGCCCTTATCCGCTGCAAACGAGCATACCCGGCACCCGTGATCTGGTAGACTGGTTCCCCGTGCAACTCGACATGAAGGGGCTCTTCAATGCCTATCCGCCCGGCGTCTACGACTATTTTTTGAGTAACGCCAGCCAGTCGCTTCGCTACGTAAATACCGACCTTGCGCCAAGCGAAAGCGGCACATATCTGACCGATGTCCAGGCAGCCAATGGCCTGATAGCCAGCCAGGAAATCAAGGCAGTAGCAGCGAATCCGGCCACACCGATCGACCCGTTGTTGATCCAGGCCGTCAGGGACGGCAAGGGAATAATATTGCTGGAAGCTGTTCTATCGACCAGCAGTTCCTTGAAGCTGCAAATACGCGACCAGGCAGGAGCCCATCGATACGAGATGAGCTTGCCGTTGTCAATCGCGGGTGTGGAGCAGATGTTCAGGCATAAGAATCTCTCGCAGGATGGAGGAGGGCCAGCCCCCGCAGCCACGGAGGGAGATCGTATCGTACTGCAGAATTTCCCTTATACCGAGACGAACGACAAACACTTCGTCTTTGTGCACGGATACAACGTTAATCCACAACAGGCCCGAGGCTGGAATGCAGAGATGTTCAAGCGCATGTACTGGTCTGGTTCAAAAGCCAACTTTTGGGGTGTGACGTGGTATGGGTGGGATTCACAAAACTTTATGGGACCATGGGATTTTCGCACTGGAAATTATCACATCAACGTACAACATGCCTTCAAAACAGCACCTGCATTCAGTGACTTCATTAATCTGCCGCTAGGAGGCAAAGATGTAACAGTGGCAGCTCACAGCCTGGGTAATATGCTCGTTTCAAGCGCAATAAATGATTGGGGTGCTAACGTTAGCAAGTACTTCTTGGTTAATGCAGCTGTAGCACTCGAAGCATATGGAGATGCAGATAAAGACCCCAATATGGTGCATCCCGATTGGAATGACTACGATCAGAGGCTCTTGGCGTCTGAGTGGTACAACTTGTTCTCCGTTTCCGATGGAAGATCAAAACTTACGTGGCGTAATCGATTTGCAAATCCCTCTGTGCCAATATAAGTGAGACACTTACCTCCCCTTAAATTACTGTAGAGGGTGGGGAGGAAAGAAAGGATATGACCATCAGTAATGTGAAGCGCATCCCGGTAATTGCAGGAGCCCGTAAGGCGAGTGCAATTACCGGGATGGCCCCCGAAGATTTAACTCGGCAACAGCAGGAATTGACTACCTCACCGCCTGACCCGGAGGTAGCGGAAAAGCCTGTACGCAGGCGTTTCACGGCTAAGTACAAACTTGACATCCTAAACCAAGTCGACTCTTGCACCAAGCCCGGTAGCCTGGCAGCGCTATTACGTCGAGAGGGGCTTTATGCTTCCAACCTCAACACCTGGCGCCGCCAGCGGGATGAAGGAAGCCTTGCGGCGCTTACGCCCAAGCAGAGGGGCCGTAAAGCGCTAAAGCCCGATCCCATGGCCGTCGAGAACGAGCGACTGCGCAAGGAGATTACCCGCCTTGCCAAACGCCTCAAACAGGCCGAGTTGATCATCGATGTCCAAAAAAAAGTCTCGCAGATCCTGGGGATCACCTTGGATACGCCGCCAGAGAGCGAGAGCGACTGATGGAAGCTGTCGAAATACTTGCCCCTGATGTGGGCACCGATCCTGCCTGTAAAGCTCTTGGTGTTTCCCGTGCCGGGCTGTATCGCAGGCGCGCAATCAGCAAGACAGCGCCGCGTGTACCCCAAAAGCGCCCTGTGCCGCCACGGACCTTGCCATCAGAGGAAAGGCAGGCAGTACTCGATATTCTGCATTCCGAGCGCTTTCAGGACAAGGCACCCCATGAGGTGTATGCAACGCTTTTGGACGAAGGGGCCTATCACTGCTCGATCCGCACGATGTATCGAATTCTCGAAGAAAACGCCGAAGTCAAAGAGCGGAGAAATCAGTTGCGGCATCCCGACTACAAAAAGCCTGAGCTTCTGGCAACGGCCCCAAATCAAGTCTGGTCGTGGGATATTACCAAATTGATGGGGCCTGCTAAATGGTCCTATTTTTACCTCTATGTGATTCTCGATATCTTCAGCCGCTATGTGGTCGGCTGGATGGTTGCAACCTGCGAGTCGTCGGAACTGGCCAAACGGCTGTTCAAAGAAACGTGTGAGAAACAAGTCATCCAGAAAGGGCAGTTAACGATCCACGCCGATCGCGGCTCTTCCATGAAATCCAAGCCGGTAGCTTTTCTGTTTGCTGATCTGGGGATCACTAAAACGCACTCAAGGCCCTATACGAGCGACGACAACCCATATTCGGAAGCCCAATTTAAAACGCTGAAATATCAGCCTGATTTCCCGGAAAGATTCGGCAGTATAGAAGACGCAAGATCGTTCTGCCAAACCTTTTTCCCCTGGTATAACCAGGAACACAAGCATTCCGGCATCAGCCTACTTACACCTGAAGTAGTACATTACGGCAGAGCTGAGGAAGTCATCCGATCAAGGCAAACCGTGTTGACTGCTGCTTATGCAGCCCATCCTGAACGCTTCGTCAGGAAAATACCATTACATAAACCGTTACCGGAAGCGGCGTGGATCAACCCGCCAAAACCGGCCACTAGCTAAAATTCGCTACACTAAATTCGACAGGTAAGTGTCTCAAAGTCATTGACAGATTCCGAATCTTCCGAAAGATAAGCTCTATAACTATTTTTCATCAGGCGATGAGGTCTTCCAGGTGCATCCAAATACAGATCTTAATGGTGCCCCTGACTTACCTGGCCTGGAAGACTTTAATAGTGGGAAACTGCTCGATATTATTCATATTGGCAGATATTCCTGGTCTCTTCAGGAAAAGCTAAAAGGGCGCATGATTGTAGAAGGGTGGACAGGTAGCACGTATGGCGGTTGGGGATTCAATTTGAATGATTATGCCAGTGGCCAATGGAAAGACCTGCCCATTTCTGCTTCACTTGCAAATTTGCTTACTCCTGAGCAGCTTAAGCAAAAACCATTCTTTAAGATAAGAACAGCTGATATCAACTTGCTGGACCCTGTGAGTGGAAGTCAGTTTGCGCTTGATAACCGTGACAGGCTCTTGGCAGAAGCTATACCGGCAAGAACTGGTGCGGCAGGAAGGAATGTAGTAAGTAGTTTTCCTAATAATACTGATATGCAGGTAAAATTTATTAAAACAGTTGGCAGTATTGTTTGGCCAAGAAAGAGTATTCAATTTAACAATATTTGGCTCCATAGTGATATCAGGGAGATGGCATATCCATATATTTACTCATTGTTCGATCACTTTGTCCTCAAGGGAGGCTTTAAATGATAAAATACGGCTCGGTTTGTATCTTGATTATTCTTTTCATGAGTGGCTGTATTTTGAGTAACTATTACATAAATATTGCAAAAATAACGGTTAAAGTTGTTGATGAACATGGGAAAACTGTTAAAGGG
This genomic window contains:
- a CDS encoding IS3-like element ISGur10 family transposase (programmed frameshift); translated protein: MAPEDLTRQQQELTTSPPDPEVAEKPVRRRFTAKYKLDILNQVDSCTKPGSLAALLRREGLYASNLNTWRRQRDEGSLAALTPKQRGRKALKPDPMAVENERLRKEITRLAKRLKQAELIIDVQKKGLADPGDHLGYAARERERLMEAVEILAPDVGTDPACKALGVSRAGLYRRRAISKTAPRVPQKRPVPPRTLPSEERQAVLDILHSERFQDKAPHEVYATLLDEGAYHCSIRTMYRILEENAEVKERRNQLRHPDYKKPELLATAPNQVWSWDITKLMGPAKWSYFYLYVILDIFSRYVVGWMVATCESSELAKRLFKETCEKQVIQKGQLTIHADRGSSMKSKPVAFLFADLGITKTHSRPYTSDDNPYSEAQFKTLKYQPDFPERFGSIEDARSFCQTFFPWYNQEHKHSGISLLTPEVVHYGRAEEVIRSRQTVLTAAYAAHPERFVRKIPLHKPLPEAAWINPPKPATS